Genomic segment of Sphingopyxis lindanitolerans:
GGTGACCGGCGTCGCTTCGGGCGACAACGGCAACCCCTATGGCCTGACTGGCGCGACCACCGGCACCATCTTGCCGCACACCGTCGGCTATTGGGACAACGCCAACTACAGCTCGACCGGCGCGCTGTTCATGCGCAACAGCATTGTCCGCCCCAGCATCACGACGAAGAACGGCCAGGCGCGCGCGACCACGCTCGACTGCACCAACGGCGGCCTGGGTGGCAGCAACGCCTCGATCCAGGTAGCTGTCCGCAATCCGGTCGCTCTCGCCGCGCTGGCCGACACCTACCGCGGCACGCTCAACGTGACCGTTTCGGTTCCGTAAGCCATTAGAGCAAATTGGAAGGAGGGCGAGGATGGTTTCCTCGCCCTTCGATCCATTCGGTTTGTTGAGAGGGAGGCGGCGAATGTTCATGACGATACTGGCCTTCCTCGGGGTCATTGGCGCGCAACCTGCGCCTGTTGCTGCGGATTCCCCGGTCGCCAGCGCGCGACTCGTGTCCCAAGACCAATTCCAGCTCCGCTGGCACGGCGTCGGCGATCTGCGCGCCTCGGCGCAGCTGTGTGTTTCCAGTTCCACCGGTCGTTTCCAGCTGGATATCCAGCCCATGTCGACCAGCTTCGGCACTTCCGAAGCGCCGCCCTTTGAAATCGCCATATCGACCAGGGCGGGCGATCGACTGGTCCAGCCGGCGAAGGCGACCGGATTCACGACATTTGAGGGCCGCGTCCTGCCGGACGATTGCATGGGCACCGGCAATGTGACGATCGAACTGCGCTTCCAGCAGTCCGGGCTGACCGAGGCAATCGCAGGCGCGTATTTGGAACGAATCCATCTCAGCGTTCGCCCGTTGTAATCGGATCGACCCTCCGTGCCACTCCGATGCCGTCATCTGCTGCTACTCTCCGCCGCTTGGTCGGCGACCCTCTATACGCCCTGCGCCAATGCGCAGGCCATCGAGGCGGCGCCTCCCAGCGCGACATCCCCTCCCGCGCCAGAGCGTGGCACGCCGCCACCGGGTTTCGAGGATCTCGAACAAGCCACCGACACGCTGTTTGATGTTGTAGTTCTCGGTCGGCGCATCGGGTCCTTTCGGGCGACTCTGTCCGACGGAATGGTCACCTTCGCTTCGCCGGAATTGCTGGCGGATGCCTTGGCGGGCGTCGTCGAACGGCAGGCCGTTCTGGACCTGCTATCCCGCCCCCTGCCTGCCAATGAGCAACTTCGATGCTATCCGGGGCAGACGGTCGGCTGCGGCCTGCTTCCGCCCGGCAAGTTCGGCCTGATCGCGGATTCGCAACGCTTTTCGATCGAGATCTTCTTTGATCCGGTGAGCGTGAAGCAAGGCCGGGAGCGTCGACTGGAATTGGGGCCGAGTTCGGCCGAGGGTTTCGGGCTGGTTCAGAATGTCGCGATGTCCGTCGCAACCAGCGGGTTCAACGGACGAAATCTCGAACTGGGCGGCACGCTGGATACCTTGGCGAGCGTCGGCCAGACGTCCTTCGTCGCACAGACCTTTATCGGGACGGGCTTCGGCGCGCGCCTCAACCAGGGGCATCTGCAGCATATTTGGGGCAACCGGGTAGCCAAGGCGGGGCTGATCGAAGATTATAACACCGAGCTTCTGTCCAACTATCGCATGATCGGCGCCGAGTTCGGAAGCTTCTATCCGCGGCTCGCCTACGACACCGACAGCCAAGGCTCGCCCCTCGACATCGTCCTGCCACGCGACGCCGATGTCGAAATCCGCCGCAACGGCGTACTGCTTTCGGCGCGACGCTATGGCGCGGGTCCGCAGCGGCTCGATACCGCGGGACTGCCGAACGGCTCCTATACGGTCCAGATCGTCGGTCGCGCCGACGGCATGGTCGTGCTCGACGAAATACGCAATTTCTCGCGAAGCGGGGGGCTCCCGATCGTCGGCAAGACCGAGTTCAGTTTCCGCGCCGGGCTCTATGTGGAAGACCGGTTCAGCGTATCACAATCGGGATACACTTTTTTCCCCGATCTCAGGCAATCGCCGGTGTTTGGGGCGCGAGTGGCTCGTCGCATTGCCCCGACCACCAGCGTCGAAGCGGACGTGATGAACATCGATGGCCTGACGGTGGGCGAAGCGACGGTCCGGACTTTCATCGGGGGCGTCGAAGGAAGCGCCTCGTTCGCCCTGGCCGACGATGGCTCTTACGGCGCGTCTGTCCTCGGCAGCGCGGTCTTATGGGGGGTGCGCTTCAACCTTGCGGCCCGGACGATACAGACCGACGCGCGTTTCGACCCGACCAGCAGCGGCTTTGGCCGATATCAGCCGTTCCTGCGCCGCGAAAACAGCATCGTGATGTCGACGCAATTTCCCCTCGCCGGCGGAACGCTCGGCCTGTCGGGCGGCTATTCGAGCACGCCGGGGTTGAAGGATCGCTATACCGCCTCCGCCCGCTATTCCCGGGCGGTCAAGCTGTTCCATCGCCCGGCCTTCCTTTCGGCCTATGCGCTGCGTTCGGATGCCGAAACGCGCGTCGGTTTCAGCTTCGCCTTGAACTTCGGGATCGGGCCGCGGACGACGCTCTCCGTGGGGACGGGCGCCGAAAATGTCTCCAACTCCACGGGCTCGAGCCGCAACGGGATCTCGCCCGTCGTGAATGCCAGCATCTCGCACCGGGACCGCTGGCAGGAATTCGATGTTTTCGGTCAAGCCAACGCTTCGACCAGCGCCGACGGCGAACGGCTCGGCGGCGGCGTCAACATCTCCTCCCCTTATGGCGTTGCCGACCTCAATGCGCAGCATGTCCGCAACCGTTCGGGCAATTTCACGACGCTGGTCGCCAATGCCCAGAGCGGCTTTGCGATCGGCGGCGGCGCGATGAAGCTGGGCCTGGCGCGGCCGGGTGAAGCGGTGATCCTGACCGACCTCGACGTCGCGGCGGATGACAATGCCGCGCGCGCGGCGAACAGCGGATACCGCGTCCGCATCGACGCGCAATCCTACGACTTGCTGCAACCCGGAAAGATTTCCGCCGCCGGCGTGGCGGCGCTCGACGAATATGAAATCACGCTGAGCCCCGAAAATGCTCCGCCTTACGACGTCCGGATCGACCCCCGCACGGTCATCGTATATCCGGGGAATGTCGTTCGCCTGCGCTATGAGGCGCGGCGCGATTTCACCATCTTCGGACAATTGATCGGAGAGGACGGGCATCCGCTCGCGGCGGCGACGATTCGCGGCGGAAATGACCTGATCGTCACCGACCAAAACGGATATTTCACCCTCACCGTCCCAAGCGATTCCCAGATCCGAGCCGTGCTGCCCGGCGGAACGCAATGCCGCGATGTCAATATAAAGGACATCGTCAAGGATATGGGGAAGCGCGAATTCTATCGGGTCGGCAAAATCAAATGTGACATCGAATAGCGCGCACGACGGGTTCCAGCATGCACCCACGGGGCGAGGACCGGACGCAGGCCTGGAATTTCAAATCCGTCGCCGTCAAATCACGAGCGTGAATCAGAGAGCTTGGCACCGCGATAGAATCGCGGCTCAGGTCGACCGGACAATGCTCCCCGTCCCGACAACCCGTCCGCAACCGGACCAGGCCACCAGCTTCGCCGCCTTTCGCAACGGGAAAAGCGGTTCCTCGCCAACGGCAAATCAAACCGCTGCGGACATTTGCAGGCCGTGTGGTGCCCAACCTCGGTCCCAAGGTTGGACACGAAACAAATTTACCAAGTGAATCCAGGGGGTCATTCGGAATGGATGGAGGCCCGAGCCGGAATCGAACCGGCGTGCAAGGATTTGCAGTCCTCTGCGTAACCACTCCGCCATCGGGCCTCAGACGCAGATTTGCGTGGAGAAGGCGCCCCTAGCGACTTCGCCGCTCACTGGCAATGCGATTGTTGGATGATGGTCGGGCGATTTGACGGTGTCACGCCGCGATGCGGGCTTGGCGGCTCCTTCGTTGCCAGCTATTGCGCGGCGCAGGTTGACAGCGTTGCTGTATTACTATTACAATACAGCGCGGCATCGGTTACGGCTGCGCGCGACGCTTTGGGTCCAGGGAATCGGAATCGGATGATGGCGACGAAATTGAGCGAGATGGGGGCGGCCGACATGCGCGCCGCGATGATCGACAGCCAGCTTAGGACGAACGACGTCATCGACCCCGCCGTGATCGGCGCGATGGGCGCGGTGGCGCGCGAGGCGCATGTGCCCGCGGCGCTGGCCGGTGTCGCCTATATGGACCGCGCGATCGATCTTGGCGCTGGCCGCGCGCTCAATCCGCCGCTCGTCACCGGCCGTCTGCTCGTCGCCGCCGATATCCGGGCGGGTCAGCGCGTGCTGCTGATCGGCGCCGCGACCGGCTATACCGCCGCGCTGCTCGTCCGGCTCGGCGCCGAGGTGCACGCGGTCGAGGAACAGGCCGATCTGCTCGCCGCGGCGCGCGCCGCCGTCGCCGACGCGGCGATCCACTGGACCCACGGCCCGCTGGCCGTCGGCGCGCCGAACGCCGCGCCCTTCGACCGCATCGTCATCGACGGCGCGATCGAGACGCTGCCCGACGCGATCGCCGCGCAGCTTGCCGAAGGCGGGCGAATCGTCGCGGCCCGGCGCGACGGCAGCGTGACGCGCCTTGTCCAGGGCGTGAAGACCGGCGGCACGGTGGCGATCCGCGCCTTCGCCGACATGGACGTCGCACCGCTTCCCGGCTTTGCGGCGCCCAAGGGCTTTCAATTCTGACGGCTCCCTCTTCCTCCCCCGTTTCAGGCTGAACATCCGATGCACGATAAAAATCCTGTCGAGACCGGTCGCCGCACCCGCTGGCTTGCCGGACTGGCGCTGGGCGCACTCGTCGCGGCGGCACCTGCGCACGCCGAAACGCTGCAGGGAGCGCTCGCCAAGGCGTATGAGAACAACCCGACGCTGACCGGCGCGCGCGCGGGCCAGCGCGCGAATGACGAGAATGTCCCGATCCAGAAAGCCGCGGGGCTGCCGTCGGTCGGCGCCAGCGTCGATTATCAGGAAAATCTGGTCGTTCCCGGCAACAGCTTTTTCACACCGGGCCGCTCGCTGTCGACCGGCGCGCAACTGTCGGTTCCCATCTATCAGGGCGGCGCGGTGCGCAATGCGGTCAAGGCCGCCAAATATCGCGTCGAAGCAGGCCAGGCCGACCTTCGCGCGACCGAGGCCAGCATCTTCGCGCAGGTCGTCGGCGCCTATATGGACGTCATCCGCGACATCGCGATCGTCCAGCTCAACCAGAAGAATGTGTCGGTGCTGCACACCAACCTGCAGGCGACCAGCGATCGGTTCGAGATCGGCGACCTGACGCGCACCGACGTCGCCCAGTCGCAGGCGCGGCTCGCGCTGGCCGAGGGCGATTTGCGGACCGCCGAATCGAACCTGATCCGCAGCCGCGAAACCTATATCCAGCTCGTCGGCGAAGCACCCGACGATTTGCAGCCGCCGCCGGTTCTGCCCAACCTGCCCACGACCGCCGAGGAGGCGGTCGCGATCGCGCTCAACACCAATCCCGACATCGATGCCGCCGACCAGCGCCTCAACGCCTCGCGCGCCGACATCGGCGCCGCGCGGGCGACGCGCGCGCCCAAGCTGTCGGCGACGATCAGCGGCGGCTATAACAATAATCTGAATTCGATTCCGGCCGGGAATGCGGGGGCCGACAATACGACGACAAGCGCCATCGCAGGGGTGTCGATGACGCTTCCGATCTTCCAGGGCGGGCGCCCCTCGGCCCGCGTGCGCCAGGCGCAGGCCCAGACGAGCCAGGCGATCGAAAATTATGTCGCGGTCGAGCGCGACGTGATCGCACAGACGCGCGGCGCCTATGCCGCGTGGCAGGCGAACGAGCGAATCATCGCGGCGACCGAACAGGCGGTCGGCGCCAACGGCCTGTCGCTGGAGGGCGTGCGCGCCGAAAACAGCGTCGGCACCCGCTCGATCCTCGACATATTGAACGCCGAGCAGGAATATCTGAACGCGCAGGTCCAGCTCGTCTCGGCGCGCCGCAACTCCTATGTCGCCGCCTTCTCGGTCCTCGCCGCGATGGGCAAGGCCGAAGCGCGCGACCTGGGGATCGAGGGCGGCGCGCTCTATGATCCCGAGGCCAATTACCGCCGCGTGAAGGGCCAGATCTTCGACTGGGCCGACGATCCGAAGCCCCAGCAGGTGGCAACCGATACCAAGAGCGTTCCGGCCGCCGACGCGGCCGTCCCGCCGTCGATCGACACGGCCTTGCCACAATAAGCTTGGCAAAGCCCGCTTCGCACCGGTAGAATGATGGTTAACCGCCCTTGAAGGGCAACCCGCGATGGCGCGGGGCCCGGAATTTCGTGGGGTGAAAGGGGCCAATATGGGCGATCTGTCGCGAGAGCCGTCTATGGAAGATATCCTGTCGTCGATTCGGCGGGTGATCGCCCGCGACGAGGCGCCGAGCGCCCGCGTCCAGCGCGGCGGCGAGGACGTCCTCGATCTTCATGACGAAGAGGCCGGGCACGCGGACGAGGCCGGCGATCCCACCCCCGCGATCCCGACCGAAGAGGAATTGGTGTCGGCGGCAAGTGCCGACGCGGCACGCCAGTCGCTCGAAGCGCTGAACGCCGCGGTCTCGCCCGCCGCCGCACCCACGGCGGCCACCCCCGCAAACGGCCGCACGATGGAAGAGGTCGTCCTCGAGGCACTCCGCCCGATGCTGAAGCAATGGCTCGACACCAATTTGCCCGCGATGGTCGAAGCGATGGTGGCAAAGGAAATCAGCCGGATTACCGGGAAGCGGCTTTAATCCGCTTCCTCTCCCCCTTGATGGGGGAAGGATGCGCAGCCGTGAGAAGAAATTACCGCGCCCAATCCTCGAGCAGATAGCGCGCGATCGCCAGCGGCGGCGGCGCCACGAAGCTGGCGCCCATATCGCCCGCAAGCGCGCCCAGCACTTCGGCACGATCGACCCACATCGCGGCTTCGATCTCGGTCGTGTCGAGCGTCAGCGCGGGATCGCGCGCGACGGCGCGGCAACCGATCATCAGCGACGACGGGAAAGGCCAGGGCTGGCTCGCCACATAGGTGACGTCCGAGACCTGGATGCCCGCTTCCTCGAACAATTCGCGCGCGACCGCTTCCTCGAGCGATTCGCCGGGCTCGACGAAACCCGCGAGCGCCGAGAAGAAACCGGGCGGAAAGCCCGGCTGGCGCCCGACGAGCACCCGCCCCTCATATTCGGCGAGCATGATCACCACCGGATCGACGCGCGGGAAATGTTCGGCGTTGCAATTCGCGCACTGTCGCCCCCAGCCGCCGCGAAAGATCGCGGTCGGCGCCGCGCACACCGCGCAAAACCCATGCCGCGCGTGCCAGTCGACGAGGCTGCGCGCACCGCCATAGAGCGCCGCTTCCTCGGGCGACAGCAAGGGCAGCAGCCGCATCACGGTGCGCGAGCGCGCGTCGATCCGCGCCCCCGGCGCAGGCGCGCGGGCAAAGCGCGGCGCCCCGGCATCGTCGATCCCCAGCAGCAGCAGCGGCCGCTCGTCGGCCGGATCGAGCGGCTCCCAGATGAGTCCGCCACGCTCACCGGGGACCGGGTCGATCCCGTCCATCGCGAGGCAGGTCGCGCGCGGATCGGCCGTCGCCGCGGCGAAGGCGTCGGCGTCGGTGCGGACCTGATCGGCGCGGTCGAGCCGCGCGCCCGTGAACCCCAGAGGCAGCGGCATCAGGGCGCCCCATCCGTGTGGAGAGCCTGGCTGAAGATGTCCTTGTAGAAGGCCTTGCCGAAGTCGCGCTGGAAGGGCAGCGCCTCGGAGGGCATATATTGGGTATAGCCGCCGACGCGGTAACCGCGCTTGCGATCGACGAAAGCGATCGTCCCCGCCGCCCCGCCCCAGCCATAGACGCCCTCGCCGGTCGGCGACGACGCGAGCGACACGCGCCCGCCGGCGCCGAACCCCTCGCCCTCGACAAAACTCCCCTTGCGATCGACCGTATCGGACAGCAGGTTCGACATCGCGAGCCGCGCGGTTTCGGGCTTCAGGATGCGCACGCCGTCGATCGCGCCCTCGCCCAGCAGCATCGCGAGGAAGCGGTCATAATCGCGCGCGGTCGAGACGAGCCCGCCGCCGCCATAGGGGATCGGCGGCTTGTCGAGATAGATCGAACTGGTCGCGGGATCGATCGGCAGCAGCGCGCCGCCGAAGGGCGCATAATTGGTCGAGAGTCGCCCGACGTCGGCCGCCGCGACCTGAAAGCCCGTGCTGGTCATGCCGAGCGGGTCAAAGAAGCGCGCCTTCAGGAATGTGTCGAAAGGCTGGCCCGACACGACCTCGATCACCCGGCCCATCAGGTCGAGCCCGACCGAATAGCTCCACCGCGTGCCGGGTTCATAGACGAGCGGCAGCTTGGCGAGCCGGTCGGCGAATACAGCGAGGCTCGGCGCCGAACTGCTCTGCGGAAAGCCCGGAATCGGCAGTCGGCTGACTTGCCCGCCCAGGATTCCCGCCGCATTATAGGCGTCGCGGATCGGCCCTTTCTGGATGATATTATAGCCGAGTCCGGCGCTGTGGGTCAGCAACTGGCGCACCGTGATCGGCCCTTTCGCCGGGCGCACGTCGGTGATCGATCCGTCGGGGGTATTCTGGACGGTCATGTTCGCGAAAGCGGGCAGGAAATCGGCGATCGGCTGGTCGAGCGCCATCCGCCCTTCCTCGATCAGCAGCATCGCCGCCATGCCGGTGACCGGCTTGGTCATCGAATAGAGCCGCCAGATCGTATCGCCGTCAACCGGCTTCGCCGAATCCATCGCCTGCGTGCCCGCGCCAAAGACATCGAGCGCCGCCTGCCCGCGGCCGATCGCGGCGAGCGTTCCCGCCAGTTCGCGCCGGTCGACAAAGCCCTTGATGAAATCATCGGTCGCGGGATAGAGCGCCGCGCCGTCGGCCTTCCACGCGAACGCCGCGCGCGGCAGCAGCATCCCCGCGCCGCCCAGCGCCATGCCGCCGAAAAACCCCCGCCGCGAAACCATCATGGTCATGCAATGTCCTCCCGCATCCTGTCGGTCAATTTTCGATAGAGCGTCGGCAATCCGGCCGCGTCAAGCGCCGAAAGCGGCCACCATTCGCCTTCCCCTGCGGCATGCGCGCTTTCACGGCGCACCAGCGTCAGCCGCAGGTCGAAATGGGTGAAGCCATGATCGACATGGACGAGACCAGACTCGGTCGGCGCCTCGCCCGTCCATTCGCCGCCGGGCAGCGCCCGCATCCCGCCGAGCATCCCCTTGCCGGGACGGCGGACGAGCCAGACCGCGTCGCCCTCCTCGATCCACCAGGCGAGCCCATAGCGTTGCGGCTTCGCCTTCTTCGGCGGCTTGACGGGCAGCTGGTCGATGTCGGAGCGTCCGCGCGCGCGGCAATCGGCGCTCACCGGGCAGCGGGTGCACGCGGGGGCGCGCGGCGTGCAGATGGTGGCGCCGAGGTCCATCAGCCCTTGCGCGAAATCGCCGGGGCGATCTTGTGGGACGAGCGGCGCCAGCGCGGTACGAATCTCGCGCTTCGCCGCGGGAAGCGGCGTCTCGATCAGCCGGTGCCGCGCGATCACCCGCTCGATATTGGCATCGACGACGACCGCGGCCCGGCCAAAGGCGATCGCCGCGACCGCGGCCGCGGTAT
This window contains:
- a CDS encoding TcfC E-set like domain-containing protein yields the protein MPLRCRHLLLLSAAWSATLYTPCANAQAIEAAPPSATSPPAPERGTPPPGFEDLEQATDTLFDVVVLGRRIGSFRATLSDGMVTFASPELLADALAGVVERQAVLDLLSRPLPANEQLRCYPGQTVGCGLLPPGKFGLIADSQRFSIEIFFDPVSVKQGRERRLELGPSSAEGFGLVQNVAMSVATSGFNGRNLELGGTLDTLASVGQTSFVAQTFIGTGFGARLNQGHLQHIWGNRVAKAGLIEDYNTELLSNYRMIGAEFGSFYPRLAYDTDSQGSPLDIVLPRDADVEIRRNGVLLSARRYGAGPQRLDTAGLPNGSYTVQIVGRADGMVVLDEIRNFSRSGGLPIVGKTEFSFRAGLYVEDRFSVSQSGYTFFPDLRQSPVFGARVARRIAPTTSVEADVMNIDGLTVGEATVRTFIGGVEGSASFALADDGSYGASVLGSAVLWGVRFNLAARTIQTDARFDPTSSGFGRYQPFLRRENSIVMSTQFPLAGGTLGLSGGYSSTPGLKDRYTASARYSRAVKLFHRPAFLSAYALRSDAETRVGFSFALNFGIGPRTTLSVGTGAENVSNSTGSSRNGISPVVNASISHRDRWQEFDVFGQANASTSADGERLGGGVNISSPYGVADLNAQHVRNRSGNFTTLVANAQSGFAIGGGAMKLGLARPGEAVILTDLDVAADDNAARAANSGYRVRIDAQSYDLLQPGKISAAGVAALDEYEITLSPENAPPYDVRIDPRTVIVYPGNVVRLRYEARRDFTIFGQLIGEDGHPLAAATIRGGNDLIVTDQNGYFTLTVPSDSQIRAVLPGGTQCRDVNIKDIVKDMGKREFYRVGKIKCDIE
- a CDS encoding protein-L-isoaspartate O-methyltransferase family protein produces the protein MATKLSEMGAADMRAAMIDSQLRTNDVIDPAVIGAMGAVAREAHVPAALAGVAYMDRAIDLGAGRALNPPLVTGRLLVAADIRAGQRVLLIGAATGYTAALLVRLGAEVHAVEEQADLLAAARAAVADAAIHWTHGPLAVGAPNAAPFDRIVIDGAIETLPDAIAAQLAEGGRIVAARRDGSVTRLVQGVKTGGTVAIRAFADMDVAPLPGFAAPKGFQF
- a CDS encoding TolC family outer membrane protein — its product is MHDKNPVETGRRTRWLAGLALGALVAAAPAHAETLQGALAKAYENNPTLTGARAGQRANDENVPIQKAAGLPSVGASVDYQENLVVPGNSFFTPGRSLSTGAQLSVPIYQGGAVRNAVKAAKYRVEAGQADLRATEASIFAQVVGAYMDVIRDIAIVQLNQKNVSVLHTNLQATSDRFEIGDLTRTDVAQSQARLALAEGDLRTAESNLIRSRETYIQLVGEAPDDLQPPPVLPNLPTTAEEAVAIALNTNPDIDAADQRLNASRADIGAARATRAPKLSATISGGYNNNLNSIPAGNAGADNTTTSAIAGVSMTLPIFQGGRPSARVRQAQAQTSQAIENYVAVERDVIAQTRGAYAAWQANERIIAATEQAVGANGLSLEGVRAENSVGTRSILDILNAEQEYLNAQVQLVSARRNSYVAAFSVLAAMGKAEARDLGIEGGALYDPEANYRRVKGQIFDWADDPKPQQVATDTKSVPAADAAVPPSIDTALPQ
- a CDS encoding DUF2497 domain-containing protein translates to MEDILSSIRRVIARDEAPSARVQRGGEDVLDLHDEEAGHADEAGDPTPAIPTEEELVSAASADAARQSLEALNAAVSPAAAPTAATPANGRTMEEVVLEALRPMLKQWLDTNLPAMVEAMVAKEISRITGKRL
- the nudC gene encoding NAD(+) diphosphatase; this encodes MPLPLGFTGARLDRADQVRTDADAFAAATADPRATCLAMDGIDPVPGERGGLIWEPLDPADERPLLLLGIDDAGAPRFARAPAPGARIDARSRTVMRLLPLLSPEEAALYGGARSLVDWHARHGFCAVCAAPTAIFRGGWGRQCANCNAEHFPRVDPVVIMLAEYEGRVLVGRQPGFPPGFFSALAGFVEPGESLEEAVARELFEEAGIQVSDVTYVASQPWPFPSSLMIGCRAVARDPALTLDTTEIEAAMWVDRAEVLGALAGDMGASFVAPPPLAIARYLLEDWAR
- a CDS encoding serine hydrolase domain-containing protein, which produces MTMMVSRRGFFGGMALGGAGMLLPRAAFAWKADGAALYPATDDFIKGFVDRRELAGTLAAIGRGQAALDVFGAGTQAMDSAKPVDGDTIWRLYSMTKPVTGMAAMLLIEEGRMALDQPIADFLPAFANMTVQNTPDGSITDVRPAKGPITVRQLLTHSAGLGYNIIQKGPIRDAYNAAGILGGQVSRLPIPGFPQSSSAPSLAVFADRLAKLPLVYEPGTRWSYSVGLDLMGRVIEVVSGQPFDTFLKARFFDPLGMTSTGFQVAAADVGRLSTNYAPFGGALLPIDPATSSIYLDKPPIPYGGGGLVSTARDYDRFLAMLLGEGAIDGVRILKPETARLAMSNLLSDTVDRKGSFVEGEGFGAGGRVSLASSPTGEGVYGWGGAAGTIAFVDRKRGYRVGGYTQYMPSEALPFQRDFGKAFYKDIFSQALHTDGAP
- a CDS encoding A/G-specific adenine glycosylase — its product is MSVQSIDSFAERLLGWYDRAARDLPWRHPPGSAATPDPYRVWMAEIMLQQTTVAAVAGYFTRFVQRWPTVADLAAADDADVMAAWAGLGYYARARNLLACARVVVAQHGGRFPDSEDALRALPGVGDYTAAAVAAIAFGRAAVVVDANIERVIARHRLIETPLPAAKREIRTALAPLVPQDRPGDFAQGLMDLGATICTPRAPACTRCPVSADCRARGRSDIDQLPVKPPKKAKPQRYGLAWWIEEGDAVWLVRRPGKGMLGGMRALPGGEWTGEAPTESGLVHVDHGFTHFDLRLTLVRRESAHAAGEGEWWPLSALDAAGLPTLYRKLTDRMREDIA